A stretch of the Planktothricoides raciborskii GIHE-MW2 genome encodes the following:
- a CDS encoding ATP-binding protein: protein MATIDDIIKQDVNPFDPVTFYTSDFWQESQQSGLTVDSIHQEAIAEITELLNQVAKDHQTRSILLLGDRGSGKSYLLSRLKQQLNQSAFFAYIGPWVEQGQIWRHILRYTVDSLMQKPAGETESQLLLWLKSLSAFRDRGLKKKILGERGLFIHNLRGTYPSGIYNPNEFFGALYDLTNPDLYYTVCDWLRGDDLDEESLKAIRVKRSIDNETDAKNILSNFGKISANTQPIVLCFDQIDKVAETAGHEELQALFTVNTTIHNERLKNFFIIISLIKNTWEQHKKNILEADQDRIYKGVSLKSITWDQAESLWAKRLDFFHQQASPKPPSPIYPLTRQVLEAKFPAGKTFPRYALQLARQLYQNYKLNLAVDVKPNPQPEPPQTKTPLDAIAAFNLLWQHEFKKTQEKILKIRHFSNSELIQMLREALEAFEVAKIQPRLLPSEKYHNSSLSCQLPQVSGKVGLVWTEDSNLMNFFHFMNACHKTINHNLCQKLYLIRETGLGNAQNKGYTLYKQIFTGMHHVHIIPSLESVHYLATYHSLVNAAAAGELVVGDRTPNIPELQSIVREAKILHDCQLLQDLGIFAQTQSKQPDLVNPKDEQLLKAKKYMLSLVETQQLLGRSILENNMLTFDMRLTPETINQLICELVDEQKIQVSDPGTNRADQFIFWVPKSAV, encoded by the coding sequence ATGGCAACTATTGATGACATTATTAAACAAGATGTGAATCCGTTCGATCCAGTGACTTTTTATACGAGTGATTTTTGGCAAGAATCACAACAGTCTGGATTGACGGTAGATTCAATTCACCAAGAGGCGATCGCAGAAATTACCGAATTACTGAACCAAGTCGCTAAAGATCATCAAACTCGCAGTATTTTACTACTTGGCGATCGCGGTTCGGGGAAAAGTTATCTGTTATCTCGACTCAAACAGCAACTTAACCAATCGGCTTTTTTTGCCTATATTGGTCCGTGGGTAGAACAGGGGCAAATTTGGCGACATATTCTCCGTTATACCGTGGATAGTTTAATGCAAAAGCCTGCTGGAGAAACCGAGTCCCAGTTATTGTTATGGTTAAAGAGTTTATCCGCATTTCGCGATCGCGGGCTGAAAAAGAAAATCTTGGGAGAAAGGGGTTTATTTATTCATAACTTGAGGGGAACCTATCCGTCAGGAATTTATAACCCTAATGAATTTTTTGGCGCCCTGTATGATTTAACCAATCCTGACTTATATTATACCGTTTGTGATTGGTTGCGCGGTGATGATTTAGATGAAGAAAGTTTAAAAGCGATTCGAGTCAAACGGTCAATTGACAATGAAACTGATGCCAAAAATATTTTAAGCAATTTTGGCAAAATTTCGGCAAATACTCAGCCCATTGTCCTCTGTTTTGACCAGATCGACAAAGTGGCAGAGACTGCCGGCCATGAAGAACTCCAAGCATTATTTACCGTCAATACCACCATCCATAATGAAAGGCTGAAAAACTTTTTCATTATTATTAGTCTGATTAAAAATACCTGGGAACAACATAAAAAAAATATTCTGGAAGCGGATCAAGATCGAATTTATAAAGGAGTTTCTCTCAAATCAATTACCTGGGATCAAGCAGAAAGCTTGTGGGCAAAACGGCTAGATTTTTTTCATCAACAAGCCAGCCCCAAACCCCCTTCACCGATTTATCCTTTAACTCGACAAGTATTGGAAGCAAAATTTCCTGCGGGGAAAACATTTCCTCGCTATGCCCTACAGCTTGCCCGCCAACTCTATCAGAATTATAAGTTAAATTTGGCCGTTGATGTAAAGCCAAATCCCCAACCAGAACCACCGCAAACAAAAACACCGCTAGACGCGATCGCCGCCTTTAATTTGCTTTGGCAGCATGAATTCAAAAAAACTCAGGAAAAAATCCTGAAAATTCGCCATTTTTCTAATTCAGAATTGATTCAAATGTTAAGAGAAGCCCTGGAAGCTTTCGAGGTGGCGAAAATTCAACCGCGACTGTTACCCAGTGAAAAATACCACAATTCTTCCCTGAGTTGTCAGTTGCCCCAAGTTTCTGGAAAAGTGGGATTAGTTTGGACAGAAGATAGCAATTTGATGAATTTTTTCCACTTTATGAATGCTTGCCATAAAACAATTAACCATAATCTTTGCCAAAAGCTATATCTGATTCGAGAAACCGGGTTGGGAAATGCCCAAAATAAAGGCTACACCCTTTACAAGCAAATTTTTACCGGGATGCATCATGTGCATATTATTCCCTCCCTAGAATCAGTGCATTATTTGGCCACATATCACAGTTTAGTTAATGCGGCTGCGGCTGGAGAATTAGTGGTAGGCGATCGCACTCCGAATATTCCTGAACTGCAAAGTATTGTGCGCGAAGCTAAAATATTGCATGATTGTCAATTATTACAAGATTTAGGAATTTTTGCCCAAACTCAAAGCAAGCAACCAGACTTGGTGAACCCCAAAGACGAACAATTACTCAAAGCCAAGAAATATATGTTGAGTTTAGTAGAAACTCAGCAACTTTTGGGGCGGTCTATTTTAGAAAATAATATGCTGACTTTTGATATGCGGCTGACTCCAGAAACCATTAATCAATTGATTTGTGAATTGGTAGACGAGCAAAAAATTCAGGTTTCCGATCCGGGGACAAACCGGGCTGATCAATTTATTTTTTGGGTGCCTAAATCTGCCGTATAG
- a CDS encoding ATP-binding protein, whose product MTSIQQIIQETLNPFDSTTFRPGNFWQEQQETDLTVDSIHQDVVHEIEELLQQVNQDRRTRTLLLAGDSGAGKSYLLGRIKESLNCQAFFAYIGPWPESDFIWRHILRNTVDSLMYVPTGEKSSQLLLWIKSLSAVHSEGFMKRFLGERQLFIHNLKGIFPSGIYNPNEFFGVLYDLSNPDLYPIACEWLKGDRLDEESLKLLRVKNAIDTETAARNILGNLGKIAAVTQPIVLCFDNLDNIDRALDGFINLQALFSVNSILHNEKLKNFIVIISIVTNTWKQHQKRVQGADLARIDREIRLQPISLDQAEALWATRLYPLHQQAEIHPRSRIYPLSRDALNFKFPGGKTKPRYVLMLGRQLFQEAKQVGLDDFHQSQQEKYQKYAVHISRPDPLAAFKLLWLKEFKKTEHKISRIRQFSAPELIKMLREALEALQVIGIEAKLLPSPKYASYSLSYHLPVQIGRIGLVWTEDPNLVGFFHMMKACEKALLINRCKTLFLIRSENLGTRKNQGNQLYSKIFTGYPHRHLLPDMISVHYLASYHNLVNAACAGELVLGDRTPNLKELQELIRESNLLQDCPLLDALGIFAGYTRIVGVTGVPQRKITSGQDLSQELQKVKDYLLALMQTQQMMGRYVLMQNTLDQFPDVDDVVVNQLITELCQEEKMIILDETAPVHSQLLCLLK is encoded by the coding sequence GTGACATCCATCCAGCAAATTATTCAGGAAACCTTAAACCCGTTTGACTCGACAACGTTTCGCCCAGGAAATTTCTGGCAGGAACAGCAAGAAACGGATTTAACTGTGGATTCAATTCATCAAGATGTGGTGCATGAAATTGAAGAATTATTGCAACAAGTCAACCAGGATCGTCGTACCAGAACTTTGTTATTAGCCGGTGATTCTGGGGCAGGCAAAAGTTATTTGTTAGGGCGAATTAAAGAAAGTTTGAATTGTCAGGCGTTTTTTGCTTACATTGGCCCGTGGCCGGAAAGTGATTTTATTTGGCGGCATATTTTACGCAATACGGTAGATAGTTTGATGTATGTGCCAACCGGAGAAAAATCATCTCAATTACTGCTTTGGATTAAGAGTTTATCGGCTGTTCACTCGGAAGGGTTTATGAAACGCTTTTTGGGTGAACGGCAGTTGTTTATCCATAATCTAAAAGGAATTTTTCCTTCAGGGATTTATAACCCCAATGAGTTTTTTGGGGTACTCTATGATTTGAGTAATCCTGACTTGTACCCGATCGCCTGTGAATGGTTGAAGGGCGATCGCTTAGATGAAGAAAGTCTCAAACTATTGCGGGTAAAAAATGCTATTGATACGGAAACCGCTGCCCGGAATATTTTAGGTAATTTGGGCAAAATTGCGGCGGTGACTCAGCCGATTGTTTTATGTTTTGATAATTTAGATAATATTGACCGGGCTTTAGATGGATTTATTAATTTACAAGCTTTGTTTAGCGTGAATTCTATCCTACATAATGAAAAGCTGAAAAACTTTATCGTAATTATTAGTATTGTCACGAATACTTGGAAGCAGCATCAAAAGCGGGTACAAGGGGCAGACCTTGCCCGAATTGATCGAGAAATTCGCCTGCAACCGATTAGTTTAGACCAAGCAGAAGCATTATGGGCAACCCGACTTTATCCCCTACATCAACAAGCAGAAATTCACCCGCGATCGCGCATTTATCCCCTGTCTCGCGATGCCCTAAATTTTAAGTTTCCTGGGGGAAAAACCAAGCCCCGCTATGTGTTGATGTTGGGACGGCAGCTTTTTCAAGAAGCAAAACAAGTCGGACTTGATGATTTTCATCAATCCCAACAAGAAAAATATCAAAAATATGCGGTTCATATTAGCAGACCGGATCCCTTAGCGGCGTTTAAATTACTCTGGCTGAAAGAATTTAAGAAAACCGAGCACAAAATTAGCCGAATTCGTCAGTTTTCCGCCCCGGAATTGATCAAAATGCTGCGAGAAGCTTTGGAAGCTTTACAGGTAATTGGCATTGAAGCGAAACTATTGCCTAGTCCCAAGTATGCTAGTTATTCTTTAAGCTACCATTTGCCGGTACAAATTGGCCGAATTGGGTTAGTTTGGACAGAAGATCCGAATTTAGTTGGGTTTTTTCATATGATGAAAGCTTGTGAAAAAGCTTTGCTGATAAACCGGTGTAAAACTCTATTTTTGATTCGGTCTGAAAATTTAGGCACCAGGAAAAATCAAGGCAATCAATTATATAGTAAAATTTTTACCGGATATCCCCATCGTCATTTATTACCGGATATGATTTCGGTGCATTATTTAGCAAGTTATCATAATTTGGTGAATGCGGCTTGTGCTGGTGAGTTGGTGTTAGGCGATCGCACTCCTAATTTAAAAGAGTTACAAGAGTTAATTAGAGAGTCTAATCTTTTACAAGATTGTCCTTTGTTGGATGCGTTGGGAATTTTTGCCGGTTATACTCGGATTGTTGGGGTGACTGGGGTTCCCCAAAGAAAAATTACTTCTGGTCAGGATCTTAGTCAGGAGTTGCAAAAGGTGAAAGATTATTTGTTGGCTTTAATGCAAACTCAGCAAATGATGGGTCGTTATGTGTTGATGCAAAATACTTTGGATCAGTTTCCTGATGTTGATGATGTGGTGGTTAATCAGTTAATTACTGAACTTTGTCAGGAGGAAAAAATGATAATTCTGGATGAAACGGCGCCAGTGCATTCCCAGTTACTTTGCTTGTTGAAGTAA